The following are from one region of the Pocillopora verrucosa isolate sample1 chromosome 3, ASM3666991v2, whole genome shotgun sequence genome:
- the LOC131770565 gene encoding cation channel sperm-associated protein 4-like isoform X2, whose amino-acid sequence MASRFKKGVNQVKLLNKITTGFSKNEGGSEETADKQEKTNMTSSLKSTVDRVMLRLKVTSILKDVSGKDKEEEKSEKEFHAVFHAVQNEKEELLMSKENEEENMWDIVDLDDEAIEEYASNELLGQFLSNTVFRTGILCVILFNSILIAVETDQELEEKYSHLFSVLDQCLMTIFVCEILVKWYHGFFMFWKRGWNVLDFFIVVALLLGPLLSTGSGSRGVLRILRVLRAFRSLRSITSLPGLQIVVQTILQSVPDMANIVLLLVIIMLVFSVIGVTLFRDIVPMYFGNLSSSMFYLFVCLTQDGWMEIFKAFQDVGETYYIGGGLFLLVFIAIGAFVFANLVVAVVVTNLEFAMVDVKTEGKDRGEKDDLKAKLDGDDTTLKTVGVEEVPSFVYLKQMPFQLPIIGEVSELQEKAKKEGILKNDNEPDDTKTRSDDNFEPTQITGGDLMSNLMEMEHGKLFDSRKETLGSMLREGARLVSTVTQKKNSTDERRRPSIPATFFNKG is encoded by the exons ATGGCTTCAAGGTTCAAAAAG GGTGTAAATCAAGTCAAACTCTTGAATAAGATCACCACAGGATTCTCCAAGAATGAAGGTGGTTCAGAGGAAACAGCGGATAAACAGGAGAAAACCAACATGACCAGTTCCCTCAAAAGT ACTGTTGACAGGGTGATGCTCCGCCTGAAGGTTACCTCTATTTTGAAAGATGTTTCTGGAAAGGAcaaggaagaagagaaaag TGAGAAAGAATTCCATGCGGTTTTCCATGCAGTACAGAATGAG AAAGAAGAACTTCTGATGTCAAAAGAGAATGAGGAGGAAAACATGTGGGATATTGTGGATTTGGATGATGAGGCAATTGAGGAATATGCTTCTAACGAGCTATTGGGGCAGTTTTTGTCCAACACAGTGTTCAGAACTGGAATTCTCTGTGTCATTTTATTCAACAGTATACTGATTGCTGTTGAGACAGACCAGGAACTT GAGGAGAAGTACAGTCATTTGTTCTCAGTGTTAGATCAATGCCTGATGACAATCTTTGTGTGTGAGATTCTTGTCAAATGGTACCATGGATTTTTTATGTTCTGGAAGAGGGGATGGAATGTTCTTGATTTCTTCATTGTGGTGGCTCTCCTTCTTGGACCTT TGCTTAGCACAGGATCAGGAAGTAGAGGTGTATTGAGAATTCTCCGAGTGTTGAGAGCCTTCCGCAGTCTTAGAAG CATCACTTCCTTGCCTGGGTTACAGATTGTTGTGCAGACAATATTACAGTCAGTTCCCG ACATGGCGAATATAGTATTGTTGCTCGTGATTATCATGCTGGTGTTTTCAGTGATTGGCGTCACGTTGTTCAGAGACATTGTTCCCATGTATTTTGGAAATCTCTCGAGCT CAATGTTTTATCTCTTTGTTTGTCTGACTCAAGATGGCTGGATGGAGATTTTCAAAGCGTTTCAG GATGTTGGAGAGACGTACTACATTGGTGGAGGACTCTTTCTCCTTGTATTCATAGCGATTGGTGCGTTCGTTTTCGCCAACCTTGTTGTGGCTGTCGTGGTAACAAATCTG gAATTTGCTATGGTGGATGTGAAGACCGAAGGAAAAGATCGCGGAGAAAAAGATGACCTCAAAGCCAAACTTGACGGAGATG ACACCACTCTGAAGACTGTGGGAGTTGAAGAAGTTCCAAGTTTTGTGTACTTGAAACAAATGCCGTTTCAGTTACCG ATAATTGGTGAAGTGTCGGAGCTACAAGAGAAGGCGAAGAAGGAAGGGATTTTGAAGAACGACAACGAACCCGATGATACGAAAACCAGGAGCGACGATAATTTTGAG CCCACACAGATAACTGGTGGCGATTTGATGTCGAACCTGATGGAGATGGAGCACGGTAAACTATTTGACTCGCGCAAGGAGACATTGGGGTCCATGCTGCGAGAGGGCGCTAGACTGGTGAGCACAGtcacacaaaagaaaaattcaactgATGAACGGAGAAGGCCTTCCATTCCGGCTACTTTTTTCAATAAAGGGTGA
- the LOC131770565 gene encoding cation channel sperm-associated protein 4-like isoform X1 produces MASRFKKGVNQVKLLNKITTGFSKNEGGSEETADKQEKTNMTSSLKSTVDRVMLRLKVTSILKDVSGKDKEEEKSEKEFHAVFHAVQNEKEELLMSKENEEENMWDIVDLDDEAIEEYASNELLGQFLSNTVFRTGILCVILFNSILIAVETDQELEEKYSHLFSVLDQCLMTIFVCEILVKWYHGFFMFWKRGWNVLDFFIVVALLLGPLLSTGSGSRGVLRILRVLRAFRSLRSITSLPGLQIVVQTILQSVPDMANIVLLLVIIMLVFSVIGVTLFRDIVPMYFGNLSSSMFYLFVCLTQDGWMEIFKAFQDVGETYYIGGGLFLLVFIAIGAFVFANLVVAVVVTNLEFAMVDVKTEGKDRGEKDDLKAKLDGDDTTLKTVGVEEVPSFVYLKQMPFQLPDLTKIPSEKLENYFLILSAIEENLGESKRIKAEINEIIGEVSELQEKAKKEGILKNDNEPDDTKTRSDDNFEPTQITGGDLMSNLMEMEHGKLFDSRKETLGSMLREGARLVSTVTQKKNSTDERRRPSIPATFFNKG; encoded by the exons ATGGCTTCAAGGTTCAAAAAG GGTGTAAATCAAGTCAAACTCTTGAATAAGATCACCACAGGATTCTCCAAGAATGAAGGTGGTTCAGAGGAAACAGCGGATAAACAGGAGAAAACCAACATGACCAGTTCCCTCAAAAGT ACTGTTGACAGGGTGATGCTCCGCCTGAAGGTTACCTCTATTTTGAAAGATGTTTCTGGAAAGGAcaaggaagaagagaaaag TGAGAAAGAATTCCATGCGGTTTTCCATGCAGTACAGAATGAG AAAGAAGAACTTCTGATGTCAAAAGAGAATGAGGAGGAAAACATGTGGGATATTGTGGATTTGGATGATGAGGCAATTGAGGAATATGCTTCTAACGAGCTATTGGGGCAGTTTTTGTCCAACACAGTGTTCAGAACTGGAATTCTCTGTGTCATTTTATTCAACAGTATACTGATTGCTGTTGAGACAGACCAGGAACTT GAGGAGAAGTACAGTCATTTGTTCTCAGTGTTAGATCAATGCCTGATGACAATCTTTGTGTGTGAGATTCTTGTCAAATGGTACCATGGATTTTTTATGTTCTGGAAGAGGGGATGGAATGTTCTTGATTTCTTCATTGTGGTGGCTCTCCTTCTTGGACCTT TGCTTAGCACAGGATCAGGAAGTAGAGGTGTATTGAGAATTCTCCGAGTGTTGAGAGCCTTCCGCAGTCTTAGAAG CATCACTTCCTTGCCTGGGTTACAGATTGTTGTGCAGACAATATTACAGTCAGTTCCCG ACATGGCGAATATAGTATTGTTGCTCGTGATTATCATGCTGGTGTTTTCAGTGATTGGCGTCACGTTGTTCAGAGACATTGTTCCCATGTATTTTGGAAATCTCTCGAGCT CAATGTTTTATCTCTTTGTTTGTCTGACTCAAGATGGCTGGATGGAGATTTTCAAAGCGTTTCAG GATGTTGGAGAGACGTACTACATTGGTGGAGGACTCTTTCTCCTTGTATTCATAGCGATTGGTGCGTTCGTTTTCGCCAACCTTGTTGTGGCTGTCGTGGTAACAAATCTG gAATTTGCTATGGTGGATGTGAAGACCGAAGGAAAAGATCGCGGAGAAAAAGATGACCTCAAAGCCAAACTTGACGGAGATG ACACCACTCTGAAGACTGTGGGAGTTGAAGAAGTTCCAAGTTTTGTGTACTTGAAACAAATGCCGTTTCAGTTACCG GACTTGACAAAAATTCCTTCCGAGAAACTAGAAAATTATTTCCTCATTCTGAGCGCGATCGAAGAAAATCTGGGAGAATCGAAAAGAATCAAGGCAGAGATCAATGAG ATAATTGGTGAAGTGTCGGAGCTACAAGAGAAGGCGAAGAAGGAAGGGATTTTGAAGAACGACAACGAACCCGATGATACGAAAACCAGGAGCGACGATAATTTTGAG CCCACACAGATAACTGGTGGCGATTTGATGTCGAACCTGATGGAGATGGAGCACGGTAAACTATTTGACTCGCGCAAGGAGACATTGGGGTCCATGCTGCGAGAGGGCGCTAGACTGGTGAGCACAGtcacacaaaagaaaaattcaactgATGAACGGAGAAGGCCTTCCATTCCGGCTACTTTTTTCAATAAAGGGTGA
- the LOC131770565 gene encoding cation channel sperm-associated protein 4-like isoform X3, which translates to MSKENEEENMWDIVDLDDEAIEEYASNELLGQFLSNTVFRTGILCVILFNSILIAVETDQELEEKYSHLFSVLDQCLMTIFVCEILVKWYHGFFMFWKRGWNVLDFFIVVALLLGPLLSTGSGSRGVLRILRVLRAFRSLRSITSLPGLQIVVQTILQSVPDMANIVLLLVIIMLVFSVIGVTLFRDIVPMYFGNLSSSMFYLFVCLTQDGWMEIFKAFQDVGETYYIGGGLFLLVFIAIGAFVFANLVVAVVVTNLEFAMVDVKTEGKDRGEKDDLKAKLDGDDTTLKTVGVEEVPSFVYLKQMPFQLPDLTKIPSEKLENYFLILSAIEENLGESKRIKAEINEIIGEVSELQEKAKKEGILKNDNEPDDTKTRSDDNFEPTQITGGDLMSNLMEMEHGKLFDSRKETLGSMLREGARLVSTVTQKKNSTDERRRPSIPATFFNKG; encoded by the exons ATGTCAAAAGAGAATGAGGAGGAAAACATGTGGGATATTGTGGATTTGGATGATGAGGCAATTGAGGAATATGCTTCTAACGAGCTATTGGGGCAGTTTTTGTCCAACACAGTGTTCAGAACTGGAATTCTCTGTGTCATTTTATTCAACAGTATACTGATTGCTGTTGAGACAGACCAGGAACTT GAGGAGAAGTACAGTCATTTGTTCTCAGTGTTAGATCAATGCCTGATGACAATCTTTGTGTGTGAGATTCTTGTCAAATGGTACCATGGATTTTTTATGTTCTGGAAGAGGGGATGGAATGTTCTTGATTTCTTCATTGTGGTGGCTCTCCTTCTTGGACCTT TGCTTAGCACAGGATCAGGAAGTAGAGGTGTATTGAGAATTCTCCGAGTGTTGAGAGCCTTCCGCAGTCTTAGAAG CATCACTTCCTTGCCTGGGTTACAGATTGTTGTGCAGACAATATTACAGTCAGTTCCCG ACATGGCGAATATAGTATTGTTGCTCGTGATTATCATGCTGGTGTTTTCAGTGATTGGCGTCACGTTGTTCAGAGACATTGTTCCCATGTATTTTGGAAATCTCTCGAGCT CAATGTTTTATCTCTTTGTTTGTCTGACTCAAGATGGCTGGATGGAGATTTTCAAAGCGTTTCAG GATGTTGGAGAGACGTACTACATTGGTGGAGGACTCTTTCTCCTTGTATTCATAGCGATTGGTGCGTTCGTTTTCGCCAACCTTGTTGTGGCTGTCGTGGTAACAAATCTG gAATTTGCTATGGTGGATGTGAAGACCGAAGGAAAAGATCGCGGAGAAAAAGATGACCTCAAAGCCAAACTTGACGGAGATG ACACCACTCTGAAGACTGTGGGAGTTGAAGAAGTTCCAAGTTTTGTGTACTTGAAACAAATGCCGTTTCAGTTACCG GACTTGACAAAAATTCCTTCCGAGAAACTAGAAAATTATTTCCTCATTCTGAGCGCGATCGAAGAAAATCTGGGAGAATCGAAAAGAATCAAGGCAGAGATCAATGAG ATAATTGGTGAAGTGTCGGAGCTACAAGAGAAGGCGAAGAAGGAAGGGATTTTGAAGAACGACAACGAACCCGATGATACGAAAACCAGGAGCGACGATAATTTTGAG CCCACACAGATAACTGGTGGCGATTTGATGTCGAACCTGATGGAGATGGAGCACGGTAAACTATTTGACTCGCGCAAGGAGACATTGGGGTCCATGCTGCGAGAGGGCGCTAGACTGGTGAGCACAGtcacacaaaagaaaaattcaactgATGAACGGAGAAGGCCTTCCATTCCGGCTACTTTTTTCAATAAAGGGTGA
- the LOC131770540 gene encoding uncharacterized protein has product MGCGTSTPKDKEDKEGSKFDFSRRNTIVEKPNVVVEIGKGVKKIDPERRIVFIFGGPGSAKGCIVNDLKAMFGFAFISAEDLILQKLPKRAAEDGKDPVSGTHGLAELLKDNPEYLTLDWVLEILLEEIEKFPNQPILVDLIPNLKFMMRVDNFIKKCDIEMKEFEQKCPCAFALNLTLSKENLLKNIRNSHSPACAKPPSQDPRDASSDQGDEMDTSRTKRRFALYQKSVQDFLNYFNLEDRIVQVDTSAAQVQHIWDAMMDFFAAEMDFSASKVINTVVLFSFDQKTYQSIDKNRYPMKSVLLHELIKEPQASAEDVLSALAKHLDESALQSRSFLVDVSGTSIDEEHISEQFTKPQILFVDVDVGQLDYFLHGLKRKTDRKKSIFRKKAQLYKSVSSTENETLLFPEHIDTELCRRIAICLAEQRAS; this is encoded by the exons ATGGGTTGTGGAACTAGCACCCCCAAGGATAAAGAGGACAAGGAAGGATCCAAGTTTGATTTTAGTCGGCGTAACACCATAGTCGAAAAGCCAAACGTTGTGGTCGAGATTGGCAAAGGTGTGAAGAAGATCGACCCAGAGCGACGAATTGTGTTCATATTCG GAGGTCCTGGATCAGCTAAAGGATGTATTGTGAATGACCTCAAAGCCATGTTTGGGTTTGCTTTCATATCAGCAGAAGATTTAATCTTGCAGAAACTGCCAAAAAGAGCTGCAGAAGATGGGAAGGACCCTGTTTCTGGTACACATGGACTGGCTGAGCTTTTGAAAGATAATCCAGAATATCTTACCTTGGATTGGGTGTTGGAAATACTTCTGGAAGAGATTGAAAAGTTCCCAAATCAGCCAATACTGGTGGATCTTATTCCCAACCTCAAGTTTATGATGAGGGTGGATAACTTCATCAAGAAATGCGATATTGAAATGAAAGAGTTTGAACAGAAG TGTCCTTGTGCTTTTGCCTTAAACTTGACACTGTCCAAGGAGAATCTTCTGAAGAACATTAGAAACAGCCATTCCCCTGcatgtgccaagcctccaagcCAAGATCCCAGGGATGCATCTTCAGATCAAGGGGATGAAATGGACACCAGTAGGACTAAGCGTCGCTTTGCACTCTATCAAAAATCAGTGCAAGATTTCTTGAACTATTTTAATCTGGAAGACAGAATTGTGCAGGTTGACACATCTGCAGCACAAGTACAACATATCTGGGATGCTATGATGGACTTTTTTGCAGCTGAAATGGATTTCAGTGCAAGCAAAGTGATCAACACTGTTGTGCTCTTCTCATTTG ATCAGAAGACTTATCAATCCATAGACAAAAACAGATACCCCATGAAATCAGTTCTACTTCATGAACTCATCAAAGAACCTCAGGCCTCTGCA GAAGATGTCCTTTCAGCACTCGCAAAACATTTGGATGAGAGTGCACTGCAGTCGCGTTCATTCTTGGTTGATGTATCAGGGACGTCCATTGATGAGGAACATATCTCGGAACAG tttacGAAACCACAGATTCTGTTTGTAGACGTTGACGTAGGTCAGTTGGATTACTTCTTGCACGGACTCAAGCGCAAAACAGACAGGAAGAAGTCCATTTTCAGGAAGAAAGCACAGTTATACAAATCAGTCAGCTCAACGGAGAATGAAACGTTACTGTTCCCTGAACACATCGATACTGAATTGTGCAGAAGAATCGCTATCTGTTTGGCGGAACAACGAGCTAGTTGA
- the LOC131770541 gene encoding GPI mannosyltransferase 2, with protein sequence MADEIAVVARWAISSRFLLLFSQIFVNEFINDYDSSSIINENGDSTPPTSWYDLIFQRMFEGFSKWDAAYFMKIAEDDYKYEQYLAFFPLFPWILRILVRLLHPPFQYFLNERSLYLAIGWILNSTLFTLAAISLYKLTLKLFGSRTTAMLSSLLFCFNPASVFMSSLYTESLFCCLQFTAMCFLEQNCTALPLLLFGLGCATRSNGVLSCGFLAHRMIKNYVSSELPSLITDPGSLTFWHVQRGAILLLRLIVLNGIVLVPFIIFQLYGYYLYCMLPRSFLRDLTHSPWCDKLVPFSYSYIQDNYWNVGFLRYFEVKQVPNFALAAPVIILSLNAVLIYCLSNRNIETVKTLGLLQSKEKSEKMTRKPIRQNVGITGKQDFDFYHHPDVFVYVVHVFFMSLFGLTSMHVQVTTRFIASASPVIYWYSAHVIMKETSCQEHRLDKRKWKAQLIIGFFLSYFFIGTALHCNFYPWT encoded by the exons atggcggacgagATTGCAGTTGTGGCGCGCTGGGCTATATCTTCGAGATTTCTGTTGCTCTTTTCTCAG attttTGTCAATGAATTCATCAACGATTACGACTCTTCGAGTATTATCAACGAAAACGGAGATTCAACTCCACCAACTTCGTGGTATGATTTGATATTTCAAAGAATGTTTGAAGGTTTCAGCAAATGGGATGCTgcttattttatgaaaatagcCGAAGACGATTATAAATACGAACAATACTTGGCTTTCTTCCCATTGTTCCCTTGGATATTAAGGATCTTGGTACGATTACTCCATCCACCTTTTCAGTATTTTTTGAACGAGCGCAGTTTATATCTAGCGATTGGATGGATATTGAATTCAACTCTGTTCACATTAGCAGCTATTTCACTTTACAAATTGACTTTAAAACTGTTTGGTTCAAGGACTACCGCCATGTTGTCATCACTACTCTTTTGCTTCAACCCTGCGAGTGTATTTATGTCAAGTCTGTACACGGAGAGTTTATTTTGTTGTCTACAGTTTACGGCTATGTgttttcttgaacaaaattgTACAGCACTGCCACTGTTACTTTTTGGTCTTGGCTGCGCTACTCGTTCAAATGGTGTTTTATCATGTGGATTTCTTGCACACAGAATGATTAAAAACTATGTTTCTTCAGAATTACCTTCACTGATTACAGACCCTGGTTCTCTCACTTTTTGGCATGTACAAAGAGGAGCAATACTACTCCTTAGACTTATAGTTTTAAATGGAATTGTGCTTGTTCCATTCATTATTTTCcagttgtatggatattatttaTACTGTATGCTACCAAGGAGTTTCCTGAGAGATTTGACTCATAGTCCATGGTGTGATAAATTGGTACCATTTTCTTATTCATACATTCAAGACAATTATTGGAATGTTGGATTTTTACGTTACTTTGAAGTCAAGCAAGTACCAAACTTTGCTCTTGCTGCTCCAGTTATTATTTTGAGTCTCAATGCTGTACTGATCTACTGTTTGAGCAATAGAAATATTGAAACAGTTAAGACTCTTGGCTTGCTCCAAAGTAAGGAAAAGTCTGAAAAAATGACAAG GAAGCCAATTCGTCAAAATGTTGGAATAACTGGCAAACAAGACTTTGATTTTTACCACCACCCTGATGTCTTTGTTTATGTTGTCCATGTCTTTTTCATGTCTTTGTTTGGTTTGACATCCATGCATGTACAG gTCACTACACGATTTATAGCCTCTGCCTCCCCTGTGATTTACTGGTATTCTGCGCATGTCATCATGAAAGAAACTTCTTGCCAAGAACACAGACTTGACAAAAGAAAGTGGAAAGCTCAGTTgatcattggtttttttttgtcatacttCTTCATTGGAACCGCTTtacattgcaatttttatcCCTGGACCTAA
- the LOC131770550 gene encoding trace amine-associated receptor 6-like, translated as MVLQDEDKNLTSVLNSANNELLYICDTAFLTALKPDALSTDVHSVLLFTTVMLLVFLPFTILLNILVIVAVNSTHELRTTSNILLACLATTDLLIALTIQPCFIAMEVYFIQGRSVAEFCVLEKVSGIFFTMFCSISLFHIVLISLERFLAIKHPFFYENYSSNKISIISSVIVWILAVIPALKDLIDSKNDFVSVVFVDVLSVCSILVIIVCHVTIYFEARRHQKQIASQQISREAREKFEKDRKSLKTTTIIVLTVFFCNFVSISVNFFLDAVTEFNTAYILFFLALTLTLLNSLVNPLIYAARNKRVRLAFVHHLLRQQIQQTDQMEIRVNCCRSTTVRPQEGETSELP; from the coding sequence ATGGTTCTTCAAGACGAAGATAAGAATTTGACATCGGTGCTGAACTCTGCCAACAATGAACTGCTCTATATCTGCGATACGGCCTTTTTGACCGCCTTGAAGCCAGATGCGTTGTCCACCGATGTCCATTCTGTGCTGCTTTTCACAACAGTTATGCTACTGGTGTTTCTGCCCTTTACAATATTACTCAATATTCTTGTGATTGTAGCGGTAAACTCCACGCATGAGCTTCGAACCACGTCAAACATTCTGCTGGCGTGTTTAGCGACGACAGATCTCTTGATAGCTTTGACTATTCAGCCGTGTTTTATTGCGATGGAAGTGTATTTCATTCAAGGAAGAAGTGTTGCTGAGTTTTGCGTGCTGGAGAAAGTATCGGGCATCTTTTTTACCATGTTTTGCAGCATATCTCTGTTTCATATTGTATTAATAAGCTTAGAAAGATTTTTGGCGATCAAACATCCCTTTTTCTACGAGAATTACTCCTCTAATAAGATTTCGATAATCTCTTCTGTGATAGTGTGGATACTAGCCGTTATTCCAGCACTCAAGGATTTAATAGACTctaaaaatgattttgtttctgttgtatTTGTTGATGTTCTTTCAGTATGTAGTATTCTAGTAATTATCGTATGCCATGTTACCATTTATTTCGAGGCTAGACGCCATCAGAAACAAATCGCTTCTCAGCAAATTTCACGGGAAGCAAGGGAAAAATTCGAGAAGGATAGAAAATCCTTAAAGACAACgacaataattgttttaactgttttcttttgtaacttCGTTTCGATATCAGTTAATTTTTTCCTAGACGCTGTGACTGAATTCAACACTGCCTacatacttttctttttagctTTGACATTAACTTTACTCAATTCTTTGGTGAATCCTTTGATCTACGCGGCGAGGAACAAGCGAGTTCGACTGGCATTTGTCCACCATCTGTTACGACAACAAATTCAACAAACAGATCAAATGGAAATACGAGTAAATTGTTGCAGAAGTACGACAGTCAGGCCACAAGAAGGCGAAACGTCAGAGTTACCATAA